The window ccccagctTCTGGAAAATTgttctttacaaatatttttacagtgtagggcttcgttttcagaatgagcatatgtTGACTTTGCAACATTGCAATGATCTGACAGATTTTGGAAACAACAGTGATAActacacaattattagcccccctttgatttttaatttcttttttaaatatttcctaaatgatgtttaacagagcaaggaaactttcacagtatgtctgataatattttttctttggaaaaaatcttacttgttttatttcagctactgaaagcagtttttaattttttaaacaccattttaaggacacaaatattagcccctttaagctatattttttcctaatagtctacagaacaaaccatcattatacaatgacttgcctaattagcctaacctgcatagttaacctaattaacctagttaagctttaaaatgtcactttaaactgtatagaagtttcttgaaaaatatccagtaaaatattatttactgtcatcatggaaaagataaaagaaatctgttattagagatgagttattaaactattatgtttataaatgtgttgaagaaatcttctccccgttaaacagaatttgggcaAAAAAATGAACTGGggtgttaataattcagggggctaataattctgacttcaactgtgtatatatctatctatatctatatttatatttatatatacacacacacacacacacacacacgcacacacacgcacacacacacacatggagaaAGCTTCTTTTATAAAATGCATTGTGTTACTTGCATGTGAAGTCATACTACATGAAAATAACATCACGTGTCATGTAAAAGTGTCCCAAGGgcaattattgtcattttttttccttccacAAATCATAAATATCACATGAGCCCCATACTAATTACTTGTGAGCTTCAGACTGCCCACAAAACAAAACCAGATATTTAGCTGCAAGGTAAGCCTATCAATAAGACTTCATATAAAGGAATAAACTaagtttaaaatacatttactaacCACCATTGTGTTTCAGATTCTGGCTCGAAAAGAACCACAATATGAACTCAACAATCTGGATTGTGGATAGCTATGAAGAAGCTCTCGCCAAAAACATTGTGATTGTTTCTCTTGGATTTATCATTAATGTCATTAACGGAATGTTAGTGGTGACTTTCTTCTCCAATCCAATGTTTTCAAGAGACTCCAGATACATCTTATACATTCACCTGGTCATCAATGACATGCTCATGATATGTGTGTCAGTAATTTTATATGTGTTGACCTATACTGCACCCCTTGTAAATGCTTCATTGTGTTGCATATTGTTGGTTCTTGGAACAACCACATTCATGATCACTCCTTTAAATCTGGCCGGTATGGCCATCGAACGGTTCATTGCTATCTGTAAACCACTGCATCACTCGCAGATTTGCACACCACAAAGAACCTACATCTTTATATGCTTGCTATGGATTGTAGGAGTCATTCCTTCTCTGGCGGATatcgttattttattttcaatccaaCCTATGTCGTTCTTCAGGTCTTCAGTACCTTGCTATCCAGTCAGTTTATTTCCTTCCAAAGCACACAAGGATCGCACCACTGCTTCACAGGTCATCTATATGTCAGTGGTGTGGATAATTCTCTTTTACACATACTGCAGAGTCTTGTTCACTGCCAAAAGAGCCATTTCAAAGGGTTCAGTAAATAAGGCTCGGAGTACGATATTGCTGCATGGTGTCCAGTTACTGCTTTGTATGCTCTCTTACATTGCTCCTGTGTTGGATATGATCCTCACTCCTTTTTTTCCTGTTCACAGAACAAAAATCACTTTCTTTAATTATCTAATAACAAATATAATGCCAAGATTACTCAGTCCTTTGATATATGGAGTCCGAGACCAAAGGTTTCTAAAACAATTAAAGGAATACTTTACTTGTAAAGTTGCTATTGTAAAGATCCTGCCATCAAAATTatgattatacattttataaaggAACAATATGCTTACCTTATTTGCATTTCTTTTAAATTACGATATTTGTTTGAAATTTGAGAGCATCAGTGACTGTAAAGTGACTCAAAAAGTGTCTCGAAAAATGTATGAATATCATCGAATAAGACTAAAAAAGTATCACAATATGGTTTGAAACTGGCAAATTAACTGGtatcactttagtttaagtaacatttCGCAGTATTAACAAgctataaatgataaaatatgtctcatgtaaacagaagagataagtaaaagaagaaataagtttaagtataatagacgaatgatgtatgtgggaaaataataagcttgtgctttatCCCACTCCATTtacgaccatgttgaaatgtattttttgtaaatgatattttatttatgatatttctgttcaaaaataaataaataaaaatcaaatcaaatcactgctagcttaataaactgttaattaattagctgtttattaatacatAGAAATAGAAGTTGggttaattagctgtttattaatacatAGAAATGTAGAAGTTGGGTTTAAGGTTTTGAGTAGGATAAAGGATGTAAAAAAAGATcacactttataactactaatgaacagttgatgtcttaataataggcaggtaataagccagtagttactagcatgaattgtgacctaaactactACTAAAGTGTTAATAATTAACTTTGCTCAAAACTGACTTCACTTAGTGAGACATTTTAgtcaatttctttttgttaaatCTGCTGCCGTTTTGctgataattaatttatatatgatACTATTTCCTATCAATGTTGAGTTggtattgttaataaaaaaaaaaaaaaaaacatgcactgtgGCAAAAATATTGAAATTGCCATGTTAGTTGCTacaaatgttttctttgtttggGAATTTGAAACAATTGCACTGTATAGAATATGTCACATGCAGGAAACTATTTTTTGAACTAGTAAATTATTCCAAGCAGTGTTATAGTAATAATTGTATGCTTTTTATTATGGTACATTTATTCACTATAGATCTGATTTTCATGCTGTTGTAATTTCTGTTTAAATTCTCGAATTTGTAACTGTATGTTCATATGTAATGCCTGAATTTATTAGTGGCCTGGTGGTAAATATCTATGTggtttaaacataaataattattaagtaGTATGTTGTTTCTTAAATAAAAGGCTGTGTCATTGTAAATAAGTTCAGTGTGTTTGCTAAAATAGTGCCTCTACAAGGAGTAAGACAAGCCTCAGTAGGTGAAATGGTTAATGATGACTTAAGAGTCTATTGTGCTACCATTTTCATTGGTAACACTGGTCATAATTTCATGATAACAGATTTACCATTTAACTTTAAAAACTTAACATGCTTGTAGCAATTACCATTTTGGTCTTTTTGTGGTGGGAACTCTCCACTGAATGTACTGTATATTCCTCAGAGCCTCATTTTCTTTCCTGtcaaaaatttaatataatattagccTAACTAAGATCCTTTGTGTAACATGTCAACATTTCCATTGATTTTACAAATTAATCAGTTAACGGCATGGCAGGAGTGTGCAATTAACAAATACTGCTATACATGAATTGTGCTCTGAAACATTTTGCAATGCAGCAAAAAGGTCTTGAAACCACCACATATGAAACTGAAAAGTCATAAGACTACAAAATGATAGGTGAAGCTTTATATAAGTCTATAAGACTGCAATCACGATGTTTCGTTGCACTGATGTTAGTTTTGTTAGAAAACATTTCACTGCCATAGTCTAATTTTAAAAGACCTATTATgccccctttttacaagatgtaaaataagtctctgatgtcaatagagtgtgtatgtgaagtttcagctcaaaataactcACAGATACTGTTTTATAACTGCACCTTTTAGATCTTAATTGTGCCAATTTGGtggctgtcgctttaaattcaaatgagattgtgatcttttcagaggagggcggagctacaaatgcctatgtgtcagcatagtgtcagattaaaaaacaatactaaagctgcggtcaaactagagtttgtgtgtgcgaaattctgtcatacggtgctgcgaaaaggggtgggattaaacaagatgattagaccagtggttctcaaagtgggggtcgggacccccgaggggtcgcgggacaatgaagtgggggtcgcctggtgatttccaaaaatctatttatttttattaaaccgtaagaattaccatattttatccataacctactgaaaaaaactttcatttataGTTAAGCAAATTAAGCAAAGAATAGACTTGgctctattggtgtgtgtgtgtgcacgactGCATGCACGGTTTCTGTATTTATTACCATCCCAGAAGGTATTAGGGGTCACGTGTCACtgtcattgttattttgggggtcgcgggctgaaaagtttgggaacctctggaatagacaataaaaaagcgagtgattgagccatgttttaaatttccgtccagagaggtcatgtttgaatcctcgattgttctcacgcagtcaagtgatgcgatttgcaggtcagagttcaccaagcttgaactttgcaccgcagcgaactgcaaaacttaacgcatgaccctgcgtttccagtctgacacattcacgtgcgtatgaatggtagtctatggggagaaaagtcaagtgtgtcCGCAGCTTAACGTCCTATGGAAATGAGGGAGATATCATCACTAATAGGTAAGGCTTTCTCTTTCTGATGACACgtataaagggagaatgtcagtcaaagtgtttctgtcaatcaaagtgtgattataaataatgaatattaaacatGTTTCCTATTAGAGATTGGTTATATTTAcaaactgttgccacacaactgtgtttaatcCCTTtataaaaagtgatttttgcataataggtgccctctAAAGTGCCCTAAGGGCAATGACTATACTTAATATTCATGAGCTCTGCCTTTTTAAGAATACATATATAACACAAGCTTTTAACATACACTTAACAAGCACTCTACAGACTACAACCCCTGTGAAAGCACAATCCTGAACCAGATTTACCTTCGAAGGTAAGTCTGTCTATGTCTTTGAAAGAAAAGCTTTCATGATTCACTATACACTTTCTCCTCTTCCTGTTTCAGCTCATTGCTTGCAAAGACCTGTAAAATGAACACAACGGTCTGGATTGTGGATAGCTATGAAGAAGCTCTCGCCAAAAACATTGTGATTGTTTCTCTTGGATTTATCATTAACGTCATCAACGGAATGCTAGTGTTGACCTTCTTCTCCAATCCAATGTTTTCAAGAGACTCCAGATACATCTTATACATTCACCTGGTCATCAATGACATGCTCATGATATGTGTGTCAGTGATTTTATACGTGTTGACCTACGCTGCACCAGTTGTTAATGCTTCATTGTGTTACATATTGATGATACTTGGTAAAGTGTTCTTCATGATCACTCCTTTGAATCTGGCCGGTATGGCCATCGAACGGTTCATTGCTATCTGTAAACCACTGTATCACTCTCAGATCTGCACACCGCAAAGAACTTATTTCTTTATATGTTTTCTATGGTGTTTAGGAGCTATAAGTTCTATggtaaatataataatttcacTTGTAACCCAACCCTTATCTTTCTTCAGATCATTTATATTTTGCTACCCAACGTATATGTTCCCTTCAAAAGCCCACGATGACCACTACACTGCTTCACTGGTCATATATATGTCAGTGGTGTGGATAATCATCAGCTACACATACTGCAGAGTCATATTTACTGCCAGAAAGGCCGTTTCAAAGGGTTCAGCAAACAAAGCTCGGAATACCATATTGCTGCATGGTGTTCAGTTACTGCTTTGTATGCTTTCCTTTATCAACCCTTTTATGCATACGGTGATTGTACCTCTGTTTCCTCTACAGAGAACTAAGATTACTTTCTGTTTTTATGTGTTCAGCAATATTATGCCAAGATTACTGAGCCCTTTGATATATGGGGTCCGTGATGAGAAGTTTATGAAACAAATGAAGCGATTCTTTACATTTAAAGTTATTATTGTAAAGATTGTGCCATCACACTTGCACACATAGCAATAATTTGATGTATTcagttttctgtttattaaagaTATTGTTTTATACATCAATGTCATCAGAAACTCTGTATAGTTGCTTATAGAGTGCACAACTTTGAATGAACCTGAATAACGTTCACCCACAAATTCAGTATCTATTGACTTGCTTCATATCAGAACTTCTTAAATGTGCTGCTGAAGGGGGGAAATCATCAACATTTTGAATGAGGAGGAatgaattaaaagtaaatgttgattttttttagttAACAGATGTGATTAATGTTAGTCAttgatgtgatttatttataagTCACAATACGaacatgtttattttactgcttaaTTTTCACTTGTCTTTCTGCTCTTTTTGAATGAGGATAACagaaattgacccttcgctaagccacacccaaaaacctcCACCAATCGGGGCTTAGCAATCGTAGCTACGCGTTGGAGCTCTGTCacgctttcgagcgagggaaacaggcCATAGCGTTGTGTATATGGATTGTACAAATCTGATAgccggtatcctaaaagtttggacggggtggtggaattttttcccttttcaaaatctAAAACCCAAGGTGAAAAATGCCAGTGTGGATCAAACTCTGTGAGGGGTGTTAAAGGAGCTGagttaaattagttttgttttgatattcctgacacatttagtGGTAGACCgacagcaataactcacacacctcttaccctaaacagatctaaactgtgtttcctacaaaaatacaaagcaggttatgtttcccagcggtctttttcttcttctttttttttcactctaTCGTGAACACTGCTtcgtttaagccttcgccatagtaGGCATACTAATAGGAATCATATCTCCATCTGTATCAAGCCAcgaatatttacatacatatcaacagaacaaagcagagatatgatcacaaactgagcacttgcgataTACTTCACCCGAAAGCtgttttttagtcatttataaGCCTCGATGTCCATgtacaattcactgatgttttcgTCTGTCTTTTTGAGATTTACGTATGTTATAGCAGGTTAGTGTCTGATTTTATATTTGGTGtcagattaatatttgctggtaggaaaaatctatttgttcacttctgctatttatactttaatttgcatttcaaattatttatttattcaacttaACTGCAAACTAGAAtagaaactggataaagagcacacaaataTACGTACAGACAGCCccattcacacatacagacctttccggaaaattaccggcaatttttccggaaaggtgtgtatgtgtgaacaggttctttttgaaaataccagtaaattcgttctggctattttccagaaagagaagttgtaacattaccggtaatttgcaggaatgctgcgctgtgtgaatgcagaaggaagattgctggaaagtGCGCGTGCACgactagaacatgctgacgtgagacatctgctttagccaatcaaaaCAGTCAGACGCGTTTACGTCCGTGCAGCtaagacacatttagctgctagaagttagtcacataacgtttatatgttcttcttaatgccaactgtgtaaataatcatcaataagatgcttatgataagccgctgtttgtttaccttcaaggtttgtgtgtgcctgtgaaacagcccgttagcacaagcacacacacatatcatgtacatctcaacatgcgaaagtgtttctctatatgttttcatcgaagttgttcacataatttgtaatgtagtcaaatgtagacaaatacaagcgcagccgttcaaagctcatttgtggtgaatgatgacagaatttacc is drawn from Danio rerio strain Tuebingen ecotype United States chromosome 6, GRCz12tu, whole genome shotgun sequence and contains these coding sequences:
- the or90h3 gene encoding odorant receptor 131-2-like yields the protein MNTTVWIVDSYEEALAKNIVIVSLGFIINVINGMLVLTFFSNPMFSRDSRYILYIHLVINDMLMICVSVILYVLTYAAPVVNASLCYILMILGKVFFMITPLNLAGMAIERFIAICKPLYHSQICTPQRTYFFICFLWCLGAISSMVNIIISLVTQPLSFFRSFIFCYPTYMFPSKAHDDHYTASLVIYMSVVWIIISYTYCRVIFTARKAVSKGSANKARNTILLHGVQLLLCMLSFINPFMHTVIVPLFPLQRTKITFCFYVFSNIMPRLLSPLIYGVRDEKFMKQMKRFFTFKVIIVKIVPSHLHT